Genomic DNA from Microbacterium sp. NC79:
ACGCATACGTTGCAGCACTCGGCTCGAGCGACGCACCTGACGTCGTCGAGGTCGGAAACACGCAGGCTCAGGGCTTCATCGACCAGGGTCTGCTGCTCGACATCACGAGCGAGAAGGAAGCACTCGGCGGCGACACCATGCTGCAGAGCTTCGTTGAGCTCGGCTCGGCTGATGACGCACTGTACGCCGTGCCGTACTACGCAGGTTCGCGCATCGTCTTCTACTCGCCCGAGGTTTTCACTGGCGAACCGCCTGCGACGCTGGAAGAGTACGTTGCCGCTGGTAAGGCAATGAAGACCGACACCCGCTCGGGCATCTGGGCACCGGGTAAGGACTGGTACAACGCTCTCGCATTCGTCTGGGCAAACGGCGGCGAAGTTGCTGTCAAGGACGGCGACAAGTGGGACGCACAGTTCTCCTCGCCCGAGTCGATCAAAGGCCTCGAAATGCTTCAGGACGTATACCTGAACGCGAACGTTGCTCCGGCTGACTCGAACGAAGCTGACCCGCAGGTTCCGTTCTGCCTCGGCGAGACCGGCTTCCTGTCGGCTCCGTCGTGGGTCAAGTGGTCGATCCTGGCAGCGGCTGACGCTGACAACCCGGGTTGCCCCGACACCTACGGCAAGGACCTGCAGGCTATGCCCCTCCCGGGCATGAAGGCTGGCGAAGCTGCACCGGTATTCGCTGGTGGTTCCTCGATCGCTGTTGCGTTCAAGTCGGATGCACAGGACAAGGCGAAGGCCGCTGTTGCGATCATGCTGTCGGACGGATACCAGAAGATCATGGCTGAGAACGGTCTGATCCCGGCGCTGACGACGC
This window encodes:
- a CDS encoding extracellular solute-binding protein; translation: MNRKLAAVATFGVAALALAGCSSAANDGGNGGDNGGSAETGELTVWIIGSDTPQDARDYLKETFEAENEGWTLAIEEKTWADTNDAYVAALGSSDAPDVVEVGNTQAQGFIDQGLLLDITSEKEALGGDTMLQSFVELGSADDALYAVPYYAGSRIVFYSPEVFTGEPPATLEEYVAAGKAMKTDTRSGIWAPGKDWYNALAFVWANGGEVAVKDGDKWDAQFSSPESIKGLEMLQDVYLNANVAPADSNEADPQVPFCLGETGFLSAPSWVKWSILAAADADNPGCPDTYGKDLQAMPLPGMKAGEAAPVFAGGSSIAVAFKSDAQDKAKAAVAIMLSDGYQKIMAENGLIPALTTQAQFLPDDEITKASAAATAASRAVPASANWAGVEASLVIPDTLVKIAQGGDIKPLAEELDKKIEEILNK